In Parasegetibacter sp. NRK P23, the genomic stretch TATTTCATACAGGATTCCTTCAATAGTGGCGCGTACAAAATGTGCTTTTTCGTGTTTGATGTTCATCCCGAAATACACGCCACGCGCGTTGGCGTTCCAAATGGGCGCGCGTTCCCCGAGCAGGTAAGGCAGGAAAAGCAGCCCATCAGAACCTGGCGCCACTTTAGATGCTTCGCTGATGAGTTCCATCATACTCTGTTCAATATCGAAGAGGTTCCTGAAATCGCCGAACTGCCTGGTGAACCATTCAAAAATAACCCCGCCGTTGTTGGTGGGTCCACCGGACACATAGAGGTTTTCAGTAAGCAGGTAGTTGAAGAAACGTTGTTTCTCATCCTGCAGTACTTTATTGCCCATCACACGTACGGCGCCACTGTCTTCCACGGTAATGGTGGCCATTCCTTCACCGTTCACACCATCGCCCAGTATGGCCATGCATCCGTCGCTGGAACCAACCAGTATCGTGGTATCGGCAGACAGGCCCAGTGAGGTCTGGTGGGCCTTACTCAGTTTCCCCGCTTTGGTAAAAACGGGAACGGGGTCGGGCAACATGCCTGCGTTGATACCCGCGAATTTCAACGCGTCGGCATCCCATTTGATCTTGTGGATATTGAGCAATCCTGTGGCGGAGGCGATGCTGTAATCGATCATGTACTCCCCGGTAAGCTGCTGGAGGATGTACGCTTTGAGCGAGAGAAATTTACTGACCTGTTTGAATTTATCCTTTTCATTGTTTTTGATCCAGGCGATTTTGGTAAGCGGCGACATGGGGTGCAGCGGCGTACCCGTAGCATTGTAAATCCTTTTCCCGAGGGAAGACCCCTTCAGCGTTTCCGCTTCCTTTATCGCCCTGTTATCGGCCCAGGTAATGGCGTTGCCCATCGGGTTGCCCTTTTTATCCACGGCCAGCACACTGTGCATGGAAGAACTGAAACAGATGCGCGACACCCGGTATTTTTTCGGATGAATCATCTCGTTCAGCAGGTTCTTCAATACATACAACATGGTGATGAACACCTGGTCGGGATCCTGTTCGCTGTAATCCGGTTCACTATGGAAAGTGGGGCAATACCCCTTCAGCGAACCAATGATATTTCCTTTCAGGTCGAAGGCATATACCCTTACAGCGTTCGTTCCTAGTTCGATGGTGATGATGCATTCCATAGTCCGTTTATTTTGTACGCGAATGATTTTTGCGGAACTGACTTGGGGTGTAGCCGGTCAGTTTCTTGAAAGTGGTTGAAAAGTGCTGGGAAGAATAGAACCCGGTATCGAAAGCGATGTCCGTTAAACTCACATCGGGACGTTTCAATAATTTCATCGCTTCTGAAATCCTGATATTGATGAGGTAACTGAGTG encodes the following:
- a CDS encoding gluconokinase; protein product: MECIITIELGTNAVRVYAFDLKGNIIGSLKGYCPTFHSEPDYSEQDPDQVFITMLYVLKNLLNEMIHPKKYRVSRICFSSSMHSVLAVDKKGNPMGNAITWADNRAIKEAETLKGSSLGKRIYNATGTPLHPMSPLTKIAWIKNNEKDKFKQVSKFLSLKAYILQQLTGEYMIDYSIASATGLLNIHKIKWDADALKFAGINAGMLPDPVPVFTKAGKLSKAHQTSLGLSADTTILVGSSDGCMAILGDGVNGEGMATITVEDSGAVRVMGNKVLQDEKQRFFNYLLTENLYVSGGPTNNGGVIFEWFTRQFGDFRNLFDIEQSMMELISEASKVAPGSDGLLFLPYLLGERAPIWNANARGVYFGMNIKHEKAHFVRATIEGILYEIYSIGKTLEEHRKINSLCINGSFGSIPFFTQLVSHIYNKPVRLRQHYHSVSYGAYLLSATEMGIYASLEEAAKTVVLADMVTPDKQVHKLYMKYYKIFERLSTKLSGEFEAIAALQHP